In Brachypodium distachyon strain Bd21 chromosome 2, Brachypodium_distachyon_v3.0, whole genome shotgun sequence, one genomic interval encodes:
- the LOC100832541 gene encoding uncharacterized protein LOC100832541, with translation MGRGKIEIKRIENTTSRQVTFCKRRNGLLKKAYELSVLCDAEIALIVFSSRGRLYEYASNSTRSTIDRYKKASASPSGSAPTVDVNSQQYFQQESAKLRNQIQSLQSANRHLVGESVGSLTLKELKSLENRLEKGIGRIRSKKHELLLAEIEYMQKMEADLQSENMYLRAKMAEAERVAATELDALPTFDARSYYQHQQLQVNMQLHEEAASSSRYSSQPQHQDQATATTTALHLGYEMTGPN, from the exons ATGGGGAGGGGGAAGATCGAGATCAAGAGGATCGAGAACACGACGAGCCGGCAGGTGACCTTCTGCAAGCGCAGGAACGGGCTGCTCAAGAAGGCCTATGAGCTCTCCGTCCTCTGCGACGCTGAGATCGCCTTGATCGTCTTCTCCAGCCGTGGCCGCCTCTACGAATATGCTAGTAACag CACGAGATCGACGATCGACAGGTACAAGAAGGCCTCTGCTAGCCCATCTGGCTCGGCTCCCACTGTAGACGTCAATTCTCAG CAATACTTTCAGCAAGAATCGGCAAAGCTGCGCAATCAGATACAGTCCTTGCAAAGTGCAAACAG GCACCTGGTGGGCGAATCCGTGGGCAGTTTGACCCTGAAGGAGCTCAAGAGCCTTGAGAACAGGCTGGAGAAGGGCATCGGCCGGATCCGATCCAAGAAG CATGAGCTGCTGTTGGCGGAGATCGAGTACATGCAGAAAATG GAAGCGGATCTGCAGAGCGAGAACATGTATCTCCGAGCCAAG atggcggaggcggagcgggtggcggcgacggagctggacgcgctcccgACGTTCGACGCGAGGAGCTACTACCAGCACCAGCAACTCCAGGTGAACATGCAGCTGCACGAGGAggcggcttcttcctcgcgctACTCTTCCCAGCCACAGCACCAGGACCAGGCCACGGCGACCACCACGGCTCTTCACCTCGGCTACGAGATGACCGGCCCCAATTAA
- the LOC100828190 gene encoding uncharacterized protein LOC100828190, with amino-acid sequence MRQPHGACGSRSSPAAAFFLAAATIGAQFVTGLADDKKAEVQSKGHTGQTVLLVLLGIGAAILVSFFLFKYWQKKKREEQHARLLKLFEEDDDIEVELGLRD; translated from the exons ATGAGACAGCCGCACGGCGCATGCGGCAGCAGATCCAGCCCGGCCGCCGCTTTCTTcctagccgccgccacgaTCGGCGCGCAGTTCGTGACAG GGCTAGCTGATGATAAGAAAGCTGAAGTTCAGTCAAAAGGTCATACTGGCCAAACAGTTCTGTTAGTCCTTCTAGGAATTGGGGCAGCCATTCTGGTGTCATTCTTCCTTTTCAAGTAttggcagaagaagaaaagagaggaaCAGCATGCACGGCTGCTGAAGCTATTTGAAGAGGATGATGACATTGAGGTCGAGCTTGGTCTTAGAGATTGA